A region from the Methanolacinia paynteri genome encodes:
- the cmr1 gene encoding type III-B CRISPR module RAMP protein Cmr1, with translation MIQITRKLPEFPKVIPEKKDDPDIETKIYEIEVITPMFGGGAEAGIADPAMPIRASSVRGHLRFWWRATRGANYNNEQDLRQREGEIWGTTDNPSPVIIEVVQPKEIQYRSPPDYGFFRYGPEVYALFSAKAGEAELIKENFNFTVIISWLKEKRLNELRKIENEKLIQQKKEHKPERIDPIENDIEAAFWAWVNFGGIGARTRRGCGALYCKEFAPPDDDIGKWYSDSLKKYQIDKNTPKSWPTLPEKLRINTNNQIDPLKCWSDVVGGMKDFRQGKVGRNVYSKSFWPEPETIRETIQNQNGLKIRPKGRKKTDNRITVKSFPRAEFGMPIIFELKDEYIGNNTDDDNIKPTLQPNEKNDRMASPLILKPIKYQNGCKSLILRLKTNPLDSAYLKPGKHDLTTGVSLSYNDIVNTANAAYPNSPMRFSRGGKHPGSALEAFLAYAEENGFQEVPK, from the coding sequence GTGATTCAAATTACAAGAAAATTACCTGAATTTCCAAAAGTGATTCCTGAAAAAAAAGATGATCCGGATATTGAGACAAAAATATACGAGATCGAAGTAATAACCCCGATGTTCGGAGGGGGAGCTGAAGCAGGAATAGCTGACCCGGCTATGCCGATAAGGGCGTCAAGTGTTCGCGGTCATCTCCGGTTCTGGTGGCGGGCTACCAGAGGAGCGAACTACAATAATGAACAGGACCTGCGGCAGAGAGAAGGCGAGATCTGGGGAACGACGGATAATCCCAGCCCGGTGATCATTGAAGTTGTACAGCCTAAGGAAATCCAATACCGTTCTCCTCCGGATTACGGTTTTTTCAGATATGGACCAGAGGTTTATGCACTCTTTTCTGCAAAGGCAGGTGAGGCCGAGTTAATAAAAGAAAATTTTAATTTTACAGTTATCATCAGCTGGTTAAAAGAAAAAAGACTCAATGAACTAAGAAAAATTGAAAATGAAAAATTAATACAGCAAAAAAAAGAACACAAGCCGGAGAGAATTGATCCAATCGAGAATGATATTGAAGCGGCTTTCTGGGCATGGGTCAATTTTGGGGGGATCGGGGCAAGGACACGAAGAGGGTGCGGTGCTTTATACTGTAAGGAATTTGCTCCCCCGGATGATGATATTGGTAAATGGTACTCGGATTCCCTTAAAAAATACCAGATCGATAAAAATACTCCAAAATCCTGGCCTACATTACCAGAAAAACTCCGTATTAATACAAATAATCAGATTGACCCTTTAAAATGCTGGTCCGACGTTGTAGGAGGAATGAAAGATTTCAGGCAGGGAAAAGTTGGGAGAAATGTTTATAGTAAATCTTTTTGGCCGGAGCCCGAAACAATTCGTGAAACAATTCAAAACCAGAATGGATTAAAAATACGTCCCAAGGGGAGGAAAAAGACTGATAACCGTATAACAGTTAAATCATTTCCCCGTGCAGAGTTTGGGATGCCGATTATTTTTGAACTTAAAGATGAGTATATTGGAAATAATACCGATGATGATAACATTAAACCAACTCTGCAACCGAATGAGAAAAATGACAGGATGGCCAGTCCATTAATTCTGAAACCAATCAAATACCAAAACGGGTGCAAATCGCTTATTCTGAGATTAAAAACAAATCCGCTTGATTCAGCTTATCTAAAACCGGGAAAGCACGATCTAACCACAGGTGTCTCATTATCTTATAATGATATCGTTAATACAGCAAATGCCGCTTATCCAAACTCTCCTATGAGATTTTCCCGTGGGGGGAAGCATCCAGGTTCTGCTCTCGAAGCTTTCCTCGCATATGCTGAAGAAAACGGATTTCAGGAGGTTCCGAAATGA
- the cas6 gene encoding CRISPR system precrRNA processing endoribonuclease RAMP protein Cas6, with product MFMHIHLKGKNILQGVYVIQIKQKNVQRTNPAFNSSIITVDINLRNDAAPEFCGDIFRGFLGHALKFNQDNYCEPDTEDSAYSRIYKADNDIKPYAVLSFKNEDLVTGFLKIHGDRRKYVPSVLSSLYEKEGVYNFNGCKYEIGGIQARTMNEIPEYNLGDSTTVNFITPTALFEKGRLMQLPAFSALVTASLRSFNRTAKKYDPGNYPLHVEDLEFDNYPEILDFDIRTNSILVHSRKNREKKNIVFTGITGSITYDTSGVDPGLGTILKAGEYLQIGKNTTYGFGGFYVASAKA from the coding sequence ATGTTTATGCACATCCACTTAAAAGGAAAAAATATTCTTCAGGGGGTATATGTCATACAGATAAAACAAAAAAACGTTCAGCGAACAAACCCGGCTTTCAACAGTTCGATAATTACTGTTGATATTAATTTAAGAAACGACGCCGCTCCCGAATTCTGCGGAGATATTTTCCGGGGATTTCTGGGTCATGCATTGAAATTCAACCAGGACAACTATTGCGAACCTGATACCGAAGATTCGGCATATTCCCGTATTTACAAAGCCGATAACGATATCAAGCCCTACGCAGTCCTTTCGTTTAAGAACGAAGATCTCGTTACCGGTTTTCTGAAGATCCACGGCGATCGCAGGAAGTACGTGCCTTCGGTATTATCCTCTCTTTATGAAAAGGAGGGCGTCTACAACTTCAACGGCTGCAAATACGAGATCGGCGGTATCCAGGCAAGAACGATGAATGAAATTCCGGAGTATAACCTCGGGGACTCGACCACGGTTAATTTCATAACTCCGACAGCTCTTTTTGAGAAAGGCAGGCTTATGCAGCTTCCCGCTTTTTCCGCACTGGTCACTGCCTCGCTTCGCTCATTCAACAGGACCGCGAAGAAGTACGATCCTGGAAATTATCCTCTCCATGTCGAAGATCTCGAATTTGACAATTATCCGGAAATACTGGATTTCGATATCAGGACGAATTCGATCCTCGTGCATTCCAGGAAAAACAGGGAGAAGAAGAACATCGTCTTCACCGGGATCACCGGATCGATAACTTATGATACGTCGGGTGTAGATCCCGGACTTGGAACGATCCTGAAAGCGGGGGAGTATCTGCAGATCGGAAAGAACACGACATACGGTTTCGGAGGTTTTTATGTCGCAAGTGCAAAAGCATGA
- the ltrA gene encoding group II intron reverse transcriptase/maturase produces the protein MAAIVYLSKEDLDSLWDMINWQKVRKIVSRTQIKIAKAANEHNIGKINEFQDKLVHSFPAKLLAVRIVTENEGGDNAGVDGIIWDKDEECMHAACTLDTDNYNAKPLLRIMIPKPGKDEMRPISLPVMYDRAIQALFALALQPVSETWADKRSFGFRKYRSTKDASSYIKSLLDHKNSAEWILEGDIKSCFDKISHDWLLENIPMDKKILSEFLKADYIYQDQRFRTSEGVPQGGVISPFLANMALDGMEDFLETKFSGRKVHLVRYADDFIVTADTSDTALEVKDKLEEFLSIRGLHLSETKTRVAGVSDGFDFLGWSFRKTDNRVVITPSEKSVQGIMARLSEEIMNSKSGNPDQLIGRLNPVIRGWAEYNNHINSNAAFEELDRYLFDELMKWVQNASTKTNRGDIMDKSFEFLCEGEWIFCGGNEKLLRFTDTKFYYHPPLKLDANPYLEKGYFTERKRSDKCELYIDDYYQ, from the coding sequence ATGGCTGCTATTGTGTATCTGTCAAAGGAAGACCTGGATTCATTATGGGACATGATAAACTGGCAGAAAGTACGGAAAATCGTATCAAGAACCCAGATAAAAATTGCAAAGGCAGCTAATGAACACAATATAGGGAAAATTAATGAATTCCAGGATAAACTGGTTCATTCATTTCCTGCAAAGCTGCTTGCAGTCAGAATTGTAACGGAAAATGAGGGCGGGGATAACGCGGGAGTTGACGGAATTATCTGGGATAAAGATGAAGAATGCATGCATGCCGCATGCACCCTGGACACTGACAATTATAATGCAAAACCTCTTCTAAGAATAATGATTCCCAAACCCGGAAAGGATGAGATGAGGCCGATATCACTTCCGGTTATGTATGACCGTGCAATACAGGCACTTTTCGCCCTTGCTCTTCAGCCGGTCTCAGAGACATGGGCCGATAAAAGATCTTTCGGATTCAGAAAGTATCGTTCGACAAAGGATGCTTCATCGTATATCAAATCTCTTTTGGACCACAAAAATTCGGCCGAATGGATACTTGAAGGGGATATAAAATCCTGCTTCGATAAAATATCGCACGACTGGCTTTTGGAAAATATACCGATGGATAAAAAAATACTTTCAGAATTTTTGAAGGCTGATTATATCTACCAGGACCAGAGATTCAGGACATCTGAAGGTGTCCCCCAGGGTGGAGTGATCTCCCCCTTTCTGGCAAATATGGCACTTGACGGTATGGAGGATTTTCTGGAGACAAAATTTTCCGGAAGAAAAGTCCATCTTGTCAGATATGCCGATGATTTCATCGTCACTGCCGATACTTCTGATACGGCACTGGAAGTTAAGGACAAATTGGAGGAGTTTTTAAGCATAAGAGGATTGCACCTTTCCGAAACAAAAACCAGAGTTGCCGGTGTCAGTGACGGTTTTGATTTTCTTGGATGGTCTTTCAGAAAAACCGACAACAGAGTTGTAATTACACCTTCTGAAAAATCCGTTCAGGGAATCATGGCCAGACTCTCGGAAGAGATCATGAATTCCAAATCCGGAAATCCCGATCAATTAATCGGGAGATTAAATCCTGTCATTCGCGGTTGGGCGGAATATAATAATCATATCAACTCCAATGCTGCTTTTGAAGAACTGGATCGTTATTTGTTTGATGAATTGATGAAATGGGTTCAGAACGCCAGTACAAAGACAAACCGGGGGGATATAATGGATAAGTCCTTTGAATTTCTCTGTGAGGGTGAATGGATCTTCTGCGGGGGAAATGAAAAACTTTTGAGATTTACGGATACTAAATTTTATTATCATCCTCCGCTGAAACTCGATGCAAATCCGTATCTTGAGAAAGGATACTTTACAGAGAGAAAAAGATCTGATAAGTGTGAGCTGTATATTGATGATTATTATCAATAA
- the cas1 gene encoding CRISPR-associated endonuclease Cas1, whose amino-acid sequence METVLVTGRGVKIGRHNKMLYFSERDKKERSISPIDLDLIILSGEFSISSGAIRLLSSHDAGIVVLDNYGRPIGHFLPARKSKVIENYEMQRSLPSKKSLGIAKEICRTSGRNKIALLRSVGRNKGIDCKDIMSSIQCKIELIDEITSKNVLLGIEGITGRLYYEGLKLLLPEDAGFSHRNRHPPCDPVNALLSYGYGILYSHIRRAVVTAGLSPYYGILHSSYKKQEALVYDLIEEFRQPVVDRVVLTLFNKNQVGMNDFSIESGKCTINSQAKRIFSSEIMSRLNSGYLYKSVHLKFNDIIREQAVLMQKAIAGECDYFAFRYR is encoded by the coding sequence ATGGAGACTGTTCTTGTTACCGGGAGGGGTGTAAAGATTGGAAGGCATAACAAAATGCTATACTTTTCCGAGCGAGATAAGAAAGAAAGATCAATATCTCCAATAGATCTGGATCTTATTATTTTAAGCGGAGAATTTTCAATATCTTCAGGTGCAATAAGACTTTTGTCTTCGCATGATGCCGGAATTGTCGTTCTGGACAATTATGGGAGACCCATCGGTCATTTCTTACCTGCAAGAAAGAGCAAAGTAATCGAAAATTATGAAATGCAACGCTCTCTCCCCTCTAAAAAATCACTCGGGATTGCAAAAGAGATCTGTCGGACTTCCGGAAGAAACAAGATTGCCTTGCTAAGATCGGTTGGCAGGAATAAAGGAATAGATTGCAAAGATATAATGTCATCTATTCAGTGTAAAATTGAATTGATAGATGAAATCACGAGTAAAAATGTTCTCCTTGGAATTGAGGGCATCACAGGAAGATTATATTATGAAGGATTAAAACTCCTGTTGCCGGAGGATGCCGGCTTCAGTCACAGGAACAGGCATCCCCCGTGTGATCCGGTAAATGCACTCCTCTCGTACGGATACGGGATACTATATTCTCATATCAGAAGAGCAGTGGTAACGGCGGGTTTATCACCTTATTATGGTATCCTGCATTCCTCGTATAAAAAACAGGAGGCCCTTGTCTATGATTTGATTGAAGAGTTCCGCCAGCCTGTTGTCGACCGGGTCGTCCTGACTCTCTTTAATAAAAATCAAGTGGGGATGAATGATTTTTCAATTGAATCGGGGAAATGCACAATAAATTCACAGGCGAAACGAATTTTTTCTTCCGAGATAATGAGCCGTTTAAATTCCGGTTACCTGTACAAATCCGTGCATTTAAAATTTAATGATATTATCAGAGAACAGGCAGTTTTAATGCAGAAGGCCATTGCCGGAGAATGTGATTACTTTGCTTTCAGGTACAGGTAG
- the cas2 gene encoding CRISPR-associated endonuclease Cas2, translated as MDNYRLIVSYDITDDKKRNEMVEHLHYMGLFRIQYSVFAGFVPRKRYDCLVSGCMEWCSTDEDRLLIIPVCKACHERIVSVNDHFPEEEQDYLVI; from the coding sequence ATGGATAATTATCGACTGATCGTCAGTTACGATATAACCGATGACAAGAAGCGAAACGAAATGGTTGAGCATCTCCATTACATGGGATTATTTAGGATACAATATAGTGTCTTTGCAGGATTCGTGCCACGGAAAAGGTATGACTGCCTTGTTTCAGGCTGCATGGAGTGGTGCAGCACAGATGAAGATCGTCTTCTGATAATTCCGGTATGCAAAGCATGTCATGAAAGAATAGTTTCAGTTAACGATCATTTCCCCGAAGAAGAGCAGGATTATCTTGTAATCTGA